AAGGCAGAGGCTATTACAAAGGCCTTTCTGTTAACCGGTAGTATTTGGGCTTACCTGGTTAATATATTGATGATTGCCATCCTCCCCGCAGTAGGTGAGGAACTCATTTTCCGGGGAATCCTTCAGCGGAGGCTAGTTGAGTATACGCGCTCGCGATGGGTTGGTATTTTGCTTGCGGCTGCGCTGTTTAGCGCTATACACATGCAGTTTCAAGGTTTTATACCCCGTTTTGCGCTGGGCGTTGCATTTGGTTACCTGCTTGAGGTTACAGGTAGTATATGGGTTCCCATAGCTGCGCATTTCTTTAACAATGCCATTGCCGCCACAGGTTATATGCTTATGGGTATGGGTGCGGCCGATAAGAGAATTGAAAATATTGGTGGTATATATGACCTTTGGATACTTGGGCTTGTTAGCCTGATAGCAACTTCGCTGCTTATAGCAAGCATTAAAAGGGAGTTTGAACGGGAAAGCGAACTAAAACAGACGGGGGATAGCGTTATCGAGTAGCGATAACCCCTTTATCTCGTTTTTTCTATAAACGTAAACTAAACCGTAAGCGGTTGCCTTTTCCCTGCGTTCCTCATCCGAGAGGTCTTTGAAGTGTTCCTCCACTTCGTTCCAGATGGTTAGGATTATTTCATCGGCTTTTTTACGGAGTTCATTCAGCTCATTAAGCATGCGCTGGGTATTGTGTTGGAGCACTTTTTGGTAGTTATAGGCTTCAAGAAACTGGTCGTAGCGCACCTTAACAACAGCAATAGTGGGGTTGGTAATTGGTGTCATCCCTTTACGGGTGCGTGCCATTTCACCCTCAATTATCTTTTTGCCCCATTCTATAAGGTCTTTTTCAGTATTGAGTGAGGGTAGTTTTGACTCATCAATATCCATACCGTAATGTTCTCGTACTGCAGGCTGTAGTTCACCCCGGGCAATGGCCATGTTTACTACCTGAATAAAATGCGAAAGATACAACCTAGCCTTTTTTACCAGTTGCTGGTAATCCTTACTTCGTTCAACCTGAGTATCGTATGCAGCTTTATAGTGCGCTATAGCCTTTTCGAATGAGTTTATGAATAGTTCAACCTTTGAAAATGTTGCCTGCGAAAAGGCTAATTCCTGTGGGTGGGTATTTTTACCCATTTTATAAGCAGCTTTAAGCGCGCGAAGGCGAGCGCTATCGGTGTTGGGTAATCGGCGGTAGGGCATGGCACTAACAATTTTGTTTTGCACTGAACGATAAAAGCTTATCACTTGCGAATATAATCTAAGAAATGAAAAAATCAACTCTATTCGCTAAAAAAAATTAAGGGAATTTAGCTAAAAATAAGCAACTTACTCTGGAAGGCCTATTTTATGGGCTTTTTTAATTATATTTTTCTACATGAAAAATTTCTTACGAAAACGTCAAGTGATTTTTTAATTGACGAATTCCTCTCAAAAAGTTTCCGCTTTCCCATTCTAATAGCCCGGTTGAATTTGTCAATTCAAGACAATTTGAATAAAGTATTGACAAAAACAAAGTATTGATTTAACTTGCTCAAAAGTTTCGATACTGTCCCAAAAAGGATGAATAAAAAATACATTGCGATTTTATTCAGGTTACTGGTTTATGCGCTAATGCTTCAAGCATGTAAAATTGCCTATGTACCAAATACCTTCAACAGCCCTTTGCTCCGAAATAAGGGTGATGCTCAGTTCAATGTTTGGGGTGGTTCATCTGGCCTGGAGGCTCAAGCTGCAGCTGCAGTAACCGATAATATTGGACTGATGGTTAATGGACAATTTCAACAGGATAAAAAGGTTGAGAACGATATTGAGGTTACTGAAAAGTGGAAGTTAGTTGAAGGAGCCATTGGCTACACCGAACGTTTTAGCGACATGGGTATATTTGAAATCTATGCGGGAGGAGGTGTTGGACAAGTTCCTGCCAAGTTCAGGAATATTACCTGGGACGGGCCACCCGATATTACCTTTAACCGATGGTTCATACAACCCGCTTTGGGTTTCTGTAACGACTGGCTCGATTTCAGCGTGGTAAACCGACTGTCGTTGGTTGACATTAGTCCACAAAAAAACTGGTTCTATGAACCTGGAATTGTGGGTAAGATTGGTTACAAGCGTATTAGACTTGTGGGATGTTTTGGTTTTTCATTCCCGCTCCGTGGCCACGATAAACGGTACTGGGATAATCAATTTGTAACCATTTCGGTTGGGTTGCATGTAAACTTCGGGAAGCGAATCCTTGAGGACTAGCCCATTTTCTCTAAAAGCGTTTCAATAACTTTAGGGTAATGCTCCCATTCAAGCTCATGTATCCTTTGAGCTAGGGTTTCGGGTGTATCGTTGGGTAAAACCGAGCAGCGTGCCTGAAATATTATATCACCCTCATCGTAGTGTTCATTTACATAATGAATGGTTATCCCCGATTCCGTTTCCCCTGCTGCAATAACTGCCTTATGAACCCTATCTCCATACATGCCCTTACCACCATACTTAGGGAGTAGAGCTGGATGTATATTCACAATACGATTGTTGAAGTGCCGAACCATTTCAACGGGAACCATTTTCAGGAATCCGGCCAAAACAATAAAATCAATTTTTTGCTCAATTAGCTTACTCAACACACTCCCATTCCTGAGCTCATCCATGGTAAAAAGAAAAGTTGGTATCCCTAAACGCTTAGCCCTTTCCAGAACAAACGCATTAGGGTTTTCGGTGGCTATTAGAGTAATTTTAAGCTTTGGATTGGACAAAAAGTGTTTGGCAATATTCTCGGCGTTGGATCCTGATCCCGATGCAAAAATGGCTATGTTGAACATAATCAGGCAGATAAGGTTTAAATTTAAACGACTGTCAAAAAAAAATTGTTAACAAGCGTCAAAAATATGAACAAAAAAATTACTTTTGCCACGTTTTTACCATCTGATTTGTTTTCAGGTGAAAATAAGTTTTTCTTTGTGATTTGAAAACTCAATTTACTAACTAAATTTTAAAACTATGTCAGACATTGCAACTAGAGTTAAGTCGATCATTGTTGACAAGCTTGGAGTAGATGAGAACGAAGTAACTCCTGAAGCTAGCTTTACCAACGATCTTGGTGCCGATTCACTTGACACCGTTGAGCTGATTATGGAATTCGAAAAGGAATTCAACCTTTCTATTCCCGATGAGGAAGCTGAAAAGATCAGCACCGTTGGTGATGCTATCAAGTACATTGAACAGCACAGCAAGTAATTAACTATTAACCGGCAAGGCAAATTTTGGTTTTTAAACTAAAACACTTTTTTATATGGAAATGAAACGTGTTGTTGTTACTGGTGTTGGAACCATTAACCCCTTAGGGAATAACATTCAGGAATACTGGACTAATCTTGAGAATGGAGTTAGTGGTTGTGAACTCATTACAAGTTTCGACACGTCGAAATTCAAAACCAAATTTGCCTGCATGGTAAAGAATTTTGACCCGAATAACTACTTCGATCGCAAGGAGGTTAAAAAGCTTGATCCTTATACACAGTTCGGGCTGGTGGCAGTAGAAGAAGCCATGAAGGATTCAGGCATTAACCCCGAGGCCATTGACCTCGATATGGCCGGAGTAATTTGGGCATCGGGTATAGGGGGTTTACAAACCCTTACCGAGGAAATGAGAGGCTATTTCGGTGGTGATGGAACACCCCGATTTAGCCCCTTTTTCATTCCTAGGATGATTGCCGACATAGCAGCCGGGCATATCTCCATGAAGTACGGTTTCCGTGGACCAAACTTCTCAACCGTATCGGCCTGCGCATCGGCTACCAACGGTATTATTTGTGCTCTCGATGTAATCCGAACCGGGAAAGCTAACGTTGTTGTAACCGGAGGTTCTGAGGCCTCAGTTAACGAAGTTGGCGTTGCTGGATTTAATGCGCTTCAGGCACTATCAACCCGTAATGATGAGTACAAGTCTGCTTCACGCCCATTTGATGCAACACGCGATGGTTTTGTTATGGGTGAAGGAGCTGGAGCTCTGATACTCGAAGAGTACGAACATGCTAAAGCCCGTGGGGCTAAAATTTACTGTGAGCTGGTAGGCGGCGGCATGTCGGCCGATGCATACCACCTGACAGCACCTCACCCCGAGGGGCTTGGAGCCCGTAAGGTTATGGAAAATGCCTTACGCGATGCTGGCATGAAACCTGAGGATATCGATTACATTAACGTTCATGGTACAGCCACTCCACTTGGCGATGTTGCTGAAACAAAAGCCATTATCCAAGTTTTTGGTGAGCATGCCTACAAGCTAAATATCAGCTCAACAAAATCGATGACCGGTCACCTGCTTGGCGCTGCCGGTGCCATTGAGGCTCTTGCTGCAGTTATGGCCGTTTATAAAGATGTGGTACCACCAACCATCAACCTAAAAGAGGTTGATCCTGAAATTGACAGCAAGCTTAACCTAACGCCAAATGTTGCGCAAAAGCGAGTTGTTCGTGCTGCTTTAAGTAACACCTTTGGTTTTGGTGGACACAACGCATCCATCATCGTAAAAAAGATGTAGTTTTTCATCGTGTTAAAATTCTTAAGTAAACCCATACGTCGGTTACGCTTAACGGCCGCCGATAAAGAATTTTATCAGAATCTTAAAAAAATTTTGGGGTTTGCCCCCGATAATCTTGATGTTTACAAGCTGGCGCTGGTTCACAGGTCAGCTTCGCTTATTATATCGCCTGGTCAAAAGGTTGATAATGAAAGGCTGGAATACCTTGGCGATGCCATCCTCGATGCCATTGTGGCCGACTACCTATTTGCTGAATTCCCCAATAGCGACGAGGGTTTCCTTACTAAAATGCGGGCAAAGATTGTTAGCCGCAACAATATGAACCAGCTTGCAATCAGTATTGGGCTACCTGACGTGGTCAAGGTAAATAATGGTGCCCTTAACCACCAAAAGTATATTTACGGTAATGCCCTGGAAGCCATAGTTGGCGCCATGTTTATCGATAAGGGATTTAAGTTTACCAGCGATGTGGTGGTAAACAACTTCCTACGGCACCATATCAACCTTGAAGAGCTGGAAAGCATTGAATACGATTACAAGAGCCGAATTCTGGAAATTGCGCAAAAGCTGCACATTAAGGTTGCCTTTGATACTCACGATTACGGCGATAATAAGCAAAAACCACAGTTTGAGGCAATACTCATCTGGAATGGGAAGGAGATTGGCCGTGGCTTAGGCCAATCGAAAAAGGAAGCAGAACAGAAAGCCTCAATGCAAGGAATTGAATTAGCTGAGGGTGAATTACAAAGCGAAAAACAAAAGGAAGAAACACCGAACGAAGATCCCAGCAACGAACTAATTTAAACCATTTGGCGCACACCGCTCAGCAAAAGGTTTTGCTTACTCCCTAAAAATTCTAACCTGGTTTCCTTTTCCTAGGGCAATAATCGACGATGGTTTTCCAGTAGATTCGGAGTCGAACGTTTCGGGAACAACAAAATTGACCGATGAAATTAATTCTTGTGAAATTTCGTTGAAGTTTTTTGGAAATGGGTTTCCACTGTAGTTGGCCGAGGTTGATACTATTGGGCGGCCAAACCTTGAAATAAGCTGCTGGCAGAATTTGCTCCGGGTAACACGGATGGCAATAGTCCCTTTTTCCCCGTAAACCGATGGGGCAAGGTTTTTGCCCTTATCAAATACAATGGTTAGCGGTTTATCGGATAATTCAATTAGATCCCAGGCCATTTCGGGGATATCGACAACATATGAAGGGATTCGGGCTGGCAAATCGACTAAAATAATAAAACCCCTACTATCGTTGCGCTTTTTTAATGCCATCAGTTTGGCAACCGCCTCCTCGTTGGTGGCATCGCAGCCAAGACCCCATATGGTATCGGTGGGGTAAAGGATAATGCCACCCAAGCGTAAAATTTTAATTGTTTCGTCTATTATTGTCTTGTCTTCCATCTTACAGTTTGACTAATCCATTTTTACAGATAAATTCGTTTCTTTTTTGCTTTTCAAGCATCATTCTGATATTTTCTTCCTGATTGCTCCAATTCTCTTTATGATACAGGTGATATTGCACGGAAACATTTCGCACCGATTTTAATTTATAGCCAGCTTTTGCAAAGCGCCAGGTAAGATCGATATCCTCACCTATGGCTGGTCGGGTATAATCCTCATCAAAGCCGTTTATTGCATATATGGCACTTTTGGGGAACGACATGTTACAGCCTTTAAGCTGATGCATGGTTCTAAGGCGAGGAATTAACCCCATTGCTCCATTTGGGTTAATAAAAAAACCCTCCTCAATGAAACGTGCACCGTTTTTCCTTATGGTAAAGTAGTTTGAAAGTAAATAGGCGTTCATTCGATCTGCCGATAATTTACCTTCATAGATGAGTTTTGATGAGTAAGCATCAAGTTTAACCCTTTTGCCAGCCAGTATAGCCTTTTCATCAGCCCACTTAATATGGAATTCCATAAATCGGGGGTGAAGCACGCAATCCTCATCAATAAAAACTAGGTAGTCAGTATTGGATGCTGCAATGGCTCTGTTTAAGGCAAGGTTCTTGCGCCAGCCAATATCCGGTTGAGTGAGGTGGTAAAGCGGAACTGGTGATTTAAGTTGTTCCACAAAAGCCTTAACATGTTCATGCTCGGCATCTTCGGAAATAATAATCTCAAAACGCATATCGCTTTGAGCAAATACTGAGTTCAATACAACTTTTAGGAACTCGGTATTTTTATAGGTTGAAATTATTAGTGAGGCTAATAATTCTTTTTTCACAGCTGTATGTATTTATCAATACCGTTTGATGTCCACTTCAACTTTTTCCGCTTTACTTCCTTTCTGATACGATAATTCTTATCCCAAGTGCTTTTTGTGCGGTACGGACGAGGATGATCCAGATGGACACAAATTGCGCTATATCGGATTTGCTTTCCTTTAATACCATAATTCATTAACCTCTCGCCTAACTCGCGGTCAAGCCCGCCATACTGCATATCCTCATTATAACCGTTTACTGAAATAATATCATCTTTCCAACCGCTTACATTGTGCCCATTCCAGGTTGGCCTAGTTGTTGTAATGGCGTTTAATATCTTTTGTATAAATGGGTTTTGGGTTAGCTTTAAAAATTTATAGGTAAACGGTTGTCCGTTTTTCATGAGCCACGATGAAATGAAAGGTGCCCCCTCTTGAATATCGGTATAAGAAATATTTGCGGAAACCGATTTTACTAATTTCAGATAACCCCCGCTAAGAAACTTTCCTCGCCTAGCATTGCTAATGTGAACTTCAACAAAATCGCGACGGGGTATGCAATCACCATCGGTAAAAATTAAATAATCGGAATTTGTTTTTAGAATTGCCTTGTTGAGTATCTGGCATTTCTGAAATCCGTTGTCGGGATGCCACACATGTATAATGTTTAGCAAACCTCTACTTTTAAACTCATCAACAACCTGTTTGGTTTCATCGCCCGAACCATCGTCGGCTATCAAAACCTCAAACCGCTTTTCGGTTTGGTGCTCAAACCCCCATAAGGTTTTCCTTAGCCATTCAGGTTGGTTATAGGTGGTTATTATAACCGAGGTCAATGGCTTGTTGCCTACCGGCATATTTAAAAGGTTTAAAAATGGGAAGGGTTGCCTTTTACGATTTATTTTGTAAAGTTTACGAAGCTTAGCGTATTTTAAAAAGCAATGTTTAGCCAAAAGGCTGCTAATGACTAAACCGTTAAAACCAGATAAGAACCCCCGACGGAAAAAATATGAGTGGATGAATCGCCATGAAGTATGAAAAAGAATTTTAAAATAACCAGCCTTAACTCCCATTTTATAGTACTCCTTCGCCGAAATGGTTGAGTATAGGTTTACTTCGTTGATATGCTCCTCGTACGACTGGTAACGCCAGTGAAGCAGATGACCCTTTAGGGTAGCAACCGTAGCCCCGTGAGCCATTTTCACCACTTCGTGTATATTAGCTCCATGCCATTTACCCTTTCGCCTATCGAATAATCTAATTCGTTTTTCAGGATAATAATCGGTGTGTAATATCCATTTACCACAGTAATTATTGAGGCGGAAAAACCTGTAGCCATCGAACTTCCAGTTATTTTTAACATCAAGCACCTCCTTTTCCAGTTCCACCGACAGGGCCTCGTCGGCATCGAGAGCAAGGATGTAATCGTAGATGGCTTGCGATATGGCGTAATTCTTCTGATCCCGAAAACCTTCAAACTCATGTTGAATAAAACGAACTCCCAACTCCTTGCAAATTTGCTCGGTTTTATCGGTCGAGAAACTATCAACCACCAAAATCTCATCGGCAACACGTTGAACCGAGCGAATACAACGCTCAATATTATTTTCCTCGTTGAGGGTTATAATAACCGCAGAAATCTTTACCATTACGTAGATTAATTATTCTATGATTCTTGGCAAAGGTATGATTTTTTGCTTGTTTACTACAATCAAAAAGACCCGACTTACGCCGGGTCTTTCATTAAAGGCATAAATTTTATAATATGCTAAAGGATGCGGTTAGCCCTGCCATTACTATTGATACCATGCTCATGAGCTTGATAAGGATGTTAAGGCTGGGGCCTGAGGTGTCCTTGAATGGATCGCCTACAGTGTCGCCAACAATT
This region of Tenuifilum sp. 4138str genomic DNA includes:
- a CDS encoding CPBP family intramembrane glutamic endopeptidase, whose product is MEYGSFESKSFIGKMVIFGAIIFVSSTFFSLIGILLLGLMYGASGVQVVLGNNLTNLNALKLIQILQTTGIFIIPAILSAFLFSKKPWSYLCFEKVKFQTILKTFIIVLISLPAINLLASINQLIPMSDWMVEMERKAEAITKAFLLTGSIWAYLVNILMIAILPAVGEELIFRGILQRRLVEYTRSRWVGILLAAALFSAIHMQFQGFIPRFALGVAFGYLLEVTGSIWVPIAAHFFNNAIAATGYMLMGMGAADKRIENIGGIYDLWILGLVSLIATSLLIASIKREFERESELKQTGDSVIE
- the purN gene encoding phosphoribosylglycinamide formyltransferase, which translates into the protein MFNIAIFASGSGSNAENIAKHFLSNPKLKITLIATENPNAFVLERAKRLGIPTFLFTMDELRNGSVLSKLIEQKIDFIVLAGFLKMVPVEMVRHFNNRIVNIHPALLPKYGGKGMYGDRVHKAVIAAGETESGITIHYVNEHYDEGDIIFQARCSVLPNDTPETLAQRIHELEWEHYPKVIETLLEKMG
- a CDS encoding acyl carrier protein yields the protein MSDIATRVKSIIVDKLGVDENEVTPEASFTNDLGADSLDTVELIMEFEKEFNLSIPDEEAEKISTVGDAIKYIEQHSK
- the fabF gene encoding beta-ketoacyl-ACP synthase II gives rise to the protein MEMKRVVVTGVGTINPLGNNIQEYWTNLENGVSGCELITSFDTSKFKTKFACMVKNFDPNNYFDRKEVKKLDPYTQFGLVAVEEAMKDSGINPEAIDLDMAGVIWASGIGGLQTLTEEMRGYFGGDGTPRFSPFFIPRMIADIAAGHISMKYGFRGPNFSTVSACASATNGIICALDVIRTGKANVVVTGGSEASVNEVGVAGFNALQALSTRNDEYKSASRPFDATRDGFVMGEGAGALILEEYEHAKARGAKIYCELVGGGMSADAYHLTAPHPEGLGARKVMENALRDAGMKPEDIDYINVHGTATPLGDVAETKAIIQVFGEHAYKLNISSTKSMTGHLLGAAGAIEALAAVMAVYKDVVPPTINLKEVDPEIDSKLNLTPNVAQKRVVRAALSNTFGFGGHNASIIVKKM
- the rnc gene encoding ribonuclease III, which gives rise to MLKFLSKPIRRLRLTAADKEFYQNLKKILGFAPDNLDVYKLALVHRSASLIISPGQKVDNERLEYLGDAILDAIVADYLFAEFPNSDEGFLTKMRAKIVSRNNMNQLAISIGLPDVVKVNNGALNHQKYIYGNALEAIVGAMFIDKGFKFTSDVVVNNFLRHHINLEELESIEYDYKSRILEIAQKLHIKVAFDTHDYGDNKQKPQFEAILIWNGKEIGRGLGQSKKEAEQKASMQGIELAEGELQSEKQKEETPNEDPSNELI
- a CDS encoding L-threonylcarbamoyladenylate synthase codes for the protein MEDKTIIDETIKILRLGGIILYPTDTIWGLGCDATNEEAVAKLMALKKRNDSRGFIILVDLPARIPSYVVDIPEMAWDLIELSDKPLTIVFDKGKNLAPSVYGEKGTIAIRVTRSKFCQQLISRFGRPIVSTSANYSGNPFPKNFNEISQELISSVNFVVPETFDSESTGKPSSIIALGKGNQVRIFRE
- a CDS encoding glycosyltransferase → MKKELLASLIISTYKNTEFLKVVLNSVFAQSDMRFEIIISEDAEHEHVKAFVEQLKSPVPLYHLTQPDIGWRKNLALNRAIAASNTDYLVFIDEDCVLHPRFMEFHIKWADEKAILAGKRVKLDAYSSKLIYEGKLSADRMNAYLLSNYFTIRKNGARFIEEGFFINPNGAMGLIPRLRTMHQLKGCNMSFPKSAIYAINGFDEDYTRPAIGEDIDLTWRFAKAGYKLKSVRNVSVQYHLYHKENWSNQEENIRMMLEKQKRNEFICKNGLVKL
- a CDS encoding glycosyltransferase family 2 protein — translated: MVKISAVIITLNEENNIERCIRSVQRVADEILVVDSFSTDKTEQICKELGVRFIQHEFEGFRDQKNYAISQAIYDYILALDADEALSVELEKEVLDVKNNWKFDGYRFFRLNNYCGKWILHTDYYPEKRIRLFDRRKGKWHGANIHEVVKMAHGATVATLKGHLLHWRYQSYEEHINEVNLYSTISAKEYYKMGVKAGYFKILFHTSWRFIHSYFFRRGFLSGFNGLVISSLLAKHCFLKYAKLRKLYKINRKRQPFPFLNLLNMPVGNKPLTSVIITTYNQPEWLRKTLWGFEHQTEKRFEVLIADDGSGDETKQVVDEFKSRGLLNIIHVWHPDNGFQKCQILNKAILKTNSDYLIFTDGDCIPRRDFVEVHISNARRGKFLSGGYLKLVKSVSANISYTDIQEGAPFISSWLMKNGQPFTYKFLKLTQNPFIQKILNAITTTRPTWNGHNVSGWKDDIISVNGYNEDMQYGGLDRELGERLMNYGIKGKQIRYSAICVHLDHPRPYRTKSTWDKNYRIRKEVKRKKLKWTSNGIDKYIQL